A DNA window from Andrena cerasifolii isolate SP2316 chromosome 16, iyAndCera1_principal, whole genome shotgun sequence contains the following coding sequences:
- the Svil gene encoding supervillin isoform X2 — protein sequence MVATGATVLMAASEESPSNGTENNSTRLGNQNVSSQCNETRHSERSAECPVKKIITPAVNKNKSRSSMLEKSTRLISRTENKEGSKSFTSYKTAQIRETKASRLRAASITSPNGGTLVSRKLGMSETSAPVGLRPSTSLSAKDENSISSNSTTTNPTRERDKSYKRKSYLNRSLHTEATAGDGLNQFEYSDRRTRRQSNKQSYISDTISTSNPSNQRQVTTNLSKKPLESKVAYQKVSTQCVTNHPKTSTLPSVNPLASTKYSNVQRTSGGHSDSEVSRRVDALTALTKSAIERVERLASQANSSTNYGTRSENSSANTPSQGNCFNNVESNASNAHALQSSPRKCSILKKTNDEYFQEASLSHQHAPVSILKHKTSDSEAGQSLSNSNHTVLPVTFSPSVVEPTHKRHGILKKRSSLDESEILRRRSCSPDISSTDNAYSEFRPILKNQRRSSLDEIIKRDQSPDPQPTSILKRKSSREDDREDRQVGSSEPQGILKRKSTNSLRTSSVNHHVTITMDATSVSGPEILDSSEVRPILKKKHSREESFGSDPPSLEPRPILKKKSSTESDEHDDKPKKTILKCTRKNSQDECNYEAELTSPKKLSMLRNRAVQGRSSGTLENDPVRPILKQPGSRDNESRVRLNLHDEGIVNDDIYTEPTDLFLRKRTQSVGHVQPFNSPNEFTGVLNKRRSLELPAMSDVLPEPSQGRLTTNSNYLKTDLSSDAESANASAVSFDTLNSVPVEESAEERNQSVTIFEGEKENKVHLHGFTVNNSGNTTLSGEMTDNKEYTNNETLPSQKQDDGVIRESNGVYHSSSVSKMALHFKTLQEKASSKEKDAVSQKTQSKGSRGIQRYRERKLQGNDRFNTQPVTFQEVQEAVLQNQRNATTNRKSSLTENISSAADDEYDPSKLSLADRVRLFNQKIDTEKTTTSNNVQLERHSRRRPGARYKTQPITSEEVEVASRISPLNAGHQCSLDSTVSQELHKQVNHSQSDLPKSILKPVTSHTHGASRSKSPELEGLKLIRSVLKKESEESEQQMSESCDLPRSILKSNLKLEERKVVGCAIESDYSAQYSLDCAYSVEKDNCKEGRQYETKQTYTVPSHENSTQDELNRTRIKSAIDGMSHVCTEIATTKNSEEILGTSDGEVSSENHEACDVQNEDVLSHRQSIFSKQTRCTSLLKSASHHEISNKRTDSESCSASIQRQHAIALPGLCRSATQAIPTMDTNDGPSMSIADRLAALQRSGNTNWKRRVASEAPNISVNITLYTFNKEELSIKQGVLADRLGKLESAAEGWKKRISASDATKFTVAGKMKVEKSENLESGPSSPLIEVTGNISEWKKKTPRPERFRARKGYATDASTPTSPSNDSCTKSRRSFSEPSSEDSGEEYKAGKNVSPTVSVPKIDDETFTSFFTGISLEKCEAESVDLNESDFDIITSQSELLVHKRNIRIQRRRVVSRNPLKALAARTDLKSEYTEVRTGIAEKVMRQLNVEKLAKNSSLAMEALAGLASTEDFSNVTLRNVAETNVLINKLQPYKDLMLILVKGRRHVQVRLIEPIAESVNSGDNFVLVTKSEVFNYIGKYCNVIEKARGAEIAMSIQQNKDLGTQASQVIIINEDKITCSKSQVQKFWNYLGVDNETVDVVIDGGHPDEDELYETAMIDTNMVYDIKDEELVPLEKYWGAIPKIEMLEPNKVLVFDFGSEMYIWSGKGASAAKKRVATHLATEMWKEGYDYSECTVCPISAASMIGRRTTSRADLKSAKDRPKWCLLAKLTQHVETILFREKFLDWPNVSGIIRVRGSKNSEEVDGTITIEPCNINSLLEENTTPVDLILEGSHLGRGTGWYDNELMKQYVVATTSVEVWHIDEFLHTLLDSSSIGQFYSGDSYIVHWMYSVTITGRELSGLPSKHAAKGRDRSVYFIWQGQSASLNEQGAAALLTIELDNDQAPQLRVVQGHESAAFLNLFSGGMIVHSGKKMDKKCDERWRLYICRGTLESEVSLIEIPCSTRQLRSRGSLILLDTKNDKIYVWHGSNSLPHIKKNARNAAERLQEKRPLETGLSPEGDVDILEINEGTEPEEFFSALGGMNKKLYVSLEKDQLQNHTPRLFHLSSISKEFKPVEILCPHRASLPTPFPFLQEDLYQVNQPALLVLDNKHELWIWQGWWPDSGGEDQFGSKAVRWQAERRAAMTMAMQYWQSVHSETTKFPIYLVWAGLEPLQFINLFPTWTYRDDIAGLNIEDGRNPGEVLTVESELARLTQSTYPPAQLLQRPLPQGVDPTHLELYLSQQHFQELLGMSKEEFQELPVWKQMNVKKEIGLF from the exons AGAATAAGAGTCGCAGCTCGATGCTGGAAAAGAGCACTCGTTTAATTTCGAGGACAGAAAATAAAGAGGGTAGCAAGAGCTTTACATCGTACAAGACAGCGCAGATTCGTGAAACTAAAGCTTCCAGATTAAGAGCTGCTTCGATTACGTCGCCTAATG GTGGTACATTAGTGTCAAGGAAATTAGGTATGTCTGAAACTTCTGCTCCTGTAGGTCTCCGACCAAGTACTAGTTTGTCTGCCAAGGAT GAAAATTCGATATCGAGTAACAGTACTACTACGAATCCTACGCGAGAGAGAGATAAAAGTTATAAACGGAAATCATACTTGAATCGATCGCTTCATACAGAAGCAACAGCGGGAGATGGTTTAAATCAGT TTGAATATAGCGATAGACGAACCAGAAGACAATCAAATAAGCAAAGTTACATATCCGATACAATATCTACTTCAAATCCTAGTAATCAACGTCAAGTAACAACTAATTTAAGTAAAAAGCCTCTTGAGTCAAAAGTGGCTTACCAGAAAGTTAGTACTCAATGCGTTACAAATCATCCAAAAACCTCTACATTGCCTTCTGTTAATCCCCTTGCAAGCACTAAGTATTCAAATGTACAACGAACTAg TGGTGGCCATAGTGATTCAGAAGTGTCGCGAAGAGTTGATGCGTTAACAGCATTAACGAAGTCCGCGATAGAGCGCGTGGAAAGACTTGCGTCGCAGGCGAATTCATCGACAAATTATGGAACACGGTCGGAGAACTCTTCGGCTAATACGCCGTCTCAAGGAAATTGTTTTAATAACGTAGAAAGTAATGCAAGTAATGCGCACGCGTTACAATCATCACCGAGAAAATGTTCTATTTTAAAGAAAACGAATGACGAgtattttcaagaggcgtcttTAAGCCACCAGCATGCACCGGTATCGATTCTAAAGCATAAGACGTCCGACAGCGAAGCAGGCCAAAGCCTGTCTAATTCTAATCACACGGTCTTGCCTGTAACGTTCTCACCATCCGTAGTGGAGCCGACACACAAGAGACATGGTATTTTGAAAAAGCGCAGCAGCTTGGACGAAAGTGAGATACTTCGACGCCGTAGCTGCTCGCCCGATATCTCTTCTACTGATAATGCTTATTCCGAATTCAGGCCGATACTAAAGAATCAAAGACGCTCGTCCCTGGACGAAATTATTAAGAGAGATCAGAGCCCGGATCCTCAGCCTACTTCCATATTAAAGCGCAAATCGTCTAGGGAAGACGATAGAGAAGACCGCCAAGTTGGCTCTTCGGAGCCGCAGGGTATACTTAAAAGGAAATCCACGAATAGCCTACGAACAAGTAGTGTCAATCATCACGTGACCATTACAATGGATGCAACAAGTGTGAGTGGTCCTGAAATACTTGATAGCTCCGAGGTGAGGCCAATACTGAAGAAGAAGCACAGTAGAGAGGAATCGTTCGGTAGCGATCCACCGTCTCTGGAACCACGACCAATTCTGAAGAAGAAGTCCAGCACAGAATCGGACGAGCATGACGATAAGCCCAAGAAGACTATTTTAAAGTGTACTCGAAAGAATTCGCAGGATGAATGTAATTACGAGGCAGAGTTAACGTCGCCGAAAAAGCTGTCGATGCTTAGGAATCGTGCTGTACAAGGTAGATCGAGCGGAACCTTGGAAAATGATCCTGTACGACCTATATTGAAGCAACCCGGAAGTAGAGACAACGAATCACGAGTCCGTTTAAACTTGCACGATGAAGGAATAGTTAACGATGACATATATACTGAACCAACCGATTTATTTTTACGAAAGAGGACACAATCTGTAGGCCACGTGCAGCCCTTTAATAGTCCTAACGAATTCACTGGTGTACTTAACAAACGAAGGTCTCTCGAGTTACCTGCTATGAGCGATGTGTTACCAGAACCGTCACAAGGGAGATTAACGACCAATAGTAACTATTTAAAGACAGACCTTTCTTCGGATGCTGAGAGTGCCAATGCTTCTGCTGTTTCTTTTGATACATTGAATAG CGTACCAGTAGAGGAGTCTGCAGAGGAGAGAAATCAGAGTGTGACAATATTCGAAggcgaaaaagaaaataaagtaCATTTGCATGGGTTTACTGTAAATAATAGTGGCAATACTACACTCTCTGGCGAAATGACTGATAACAAAGAATATACGAACAATGAGACATTGCCTTCGCAGAAACAGGATGACGGAGTCATTAGAGAAAGTAATGGTGTATATCACAGCAGCAGTGTTTCTAAAATGGCGTTGCATTTCAAAACTCTGCAAGAAAAAGCAAGTAGCAAAGAGAAGGATGCTGTATCTCAGAAGACGCAAAGCAAGGGTTCGCGTGGCATACAACGTTACAGAGAACGGAAACTTCAAGGGAACGATAGATTCAACACTCAGCCAGTCACTTTCCAAGAAGTGCAGGAGGCAGTTTTACAGAATCAGCGTAACGCTACAACAAATAGAAAGTCAAGCTTAACAGAAAATATTTCAAGTGCAGCCGATGACGAGTACGACCCTTCTAAATTAAGCTTGGCAGACCGAGTGCGTCTATTTAATCAAAAGATCGATACTGAAAAGACTACGACATCAAATAACGTACAATTAGAGAGGCATTCGCGAAGACGACCTGGTGCTCGTTATAAAACACAGCCAATTACATCTGAAGAAGTTGAGGTAGCGTCTCGAATATCTCCATTGAATGCTGGTCATCAATGCTCGTTAGATAGTA CTGTTTCCCAAGAGCTTCACAAACAAGTAAATCATTCTCAAAGTGATTTACCAAAAAGCATCTTGAAGCCTGTAACATCGCATACGCATGGTGCGTCCCGATCAAAAAGTCCAGAGCTCGAAGGTTTGAAGTTGATAAGATCCGTACTTAAGAAGGAATCAGAGGAGTCGGAGCAACAGATGTCGGAGAGTTGTGATTTACCACGTTCTATATTAAAGTCTAATTTAAAATTGGAAGAGAGAAAG GTGGTGGGCTGTGCGATAGAAAGTGATTACTCTGCGCAGTACAGTTTGGATTGTGCCTACAGCGTGGAAAAGGATAACTGTAAAGAAGGTAGGCAATATGAAACTAAACAAACGTATACAGTGCCTTCTCACGAAAATAGTACTCAGGACGAATTAAATAGAACAAGAATCAAATCTGCAATAGATGGCATGAGCCATGTTTGTACTGAAATTGCGACCACTAAAAATAGCGAAGAAATACTTGGAACGTCAGATGGTGAGGTATCCTCTGAAAATCATGAAGCATGTGACGTTCAGAACGAAGACGTACTATCCCATCGACAGTCTATTTTTTCAAAGCAAACCAG GTGCACCTCGTTGCTGAAGAGCGCCAGTCACCACGAGATTAGCAATAAACGCACTGACAGTGAGTCATGTAGTGCATCAATACAGAGACAACATGCTATAGCTCTTCCAGGATTATGCCGTAGTGCGACGCAAGCGATACCGACAATGGATACCAATGATGGTCCAAGTATGAGTATCGCAGATCGATTAGCCGCACTTCAACGTAGCGGTAACACAAATTGGAAGCGACGCGTAGCTTCTGAAGCGCCCAATATATCGGTGAATATCACTCTGTA TACGTTTAATAAAGAAGAACTGAGTATCAAACAAGGTGTACTTGCCGACCGTCTTGGAAAGTTAGAATCCGCCGCAGAGGGATGGAAGAAACGAATATCCGCGTCGGACGCAACGAAGTTTACGGTAGCCGGTAAAATGAAAGTAGAGAAATCAGAGAATTTAGAATCAGGGCCGTCTTCGCCGCTCATCGAAGTTACTGGAAATATTTCGGAGTGGAAGAAGAAGACACCGCGCCCGGAACGATTCAGAGCGAGGAAGG GATACGCGACAGATGCGTCTACGCCAACTAGTCCGAGCAATGATTCGTGCACTAAATCACGACGAAGCTTTTCTGAGCCCTCGAGCGAAGACAGCG GGGAAGAATATAAAGCAGGGAAAAATGTATCACCAACTGTGTCGGTACCCAAGATCGACGATGAAACGTTCACCTCCTTCTTTACTGGAATCTCATTAGAGAAATGTGAGGCCGAATCTGTTGATTTAAATGAGAGCGATTTTGATATAATTACATCGCAATCCGAATT ATTGGTTCACAAGCGCAATATACGAATACAACGGCGACGTGTCGTGTCCAGAAATCCTCTTAAAGCGCTCGCAGCTCGTACAGATTTGAAATCGGAGTACACCGAAGTGCGGACTGGTATCGCGGAGAAAGTAATGAGACAACTGAACGTTGAGAAAC TGGCAAAAAATTCATCTTTAGCTATGGAAGCTCTAGCTGGCCTAGCTTCAACCGAAGACTTTAGTAACGTGACACTAAGGAACGTAGCAGAGACGAATGTTCTGATAAATAAGCTACAGCCATACAAGGACTTAATGCTGATTTTAGTTAAAGGCAGACGTCACGTGCAAGTGAGACTGATCGAGCCAATCGCGGAGAGTGTAAATAGCGGTGACAATTTCGTTTTAGTAACAAAATCGGAG GTTTTTAACTACATTGGGAAGTATTGTAACGTTATTGAAAAGGCACGCGGCGCAGAGATCGCGATGAGTATACAGCAAAACAAAGATCTTGGTACTCAAGCATCCCAAGTTATCATTATTAACGAAGATAAAATCACCTGCTCGAAAAGTCAGGTGCAAAAGTTTTGGAATTATCTTGGCGTTGACAATGAAACCGTGGATG TAGTTATCGATGGTGGACATCCCGACGAGGACGAACTCTATGAAACCGCTATGATAGATACAAATATGGTGTACGACATCAAAGACGAAGAATTGGTGCCTCTTGAGAAGTATTGGGGTGCTATACCAAAAATCGAGATGCTCGAGCCGAACAAGGTGCTAGTGTTCGATTTCGGTAGCGAAATGTACATATGGAGCGGGAAGGGGGCTTCTGCTGCCAAGAAGAGAGTCGCCACGCATCTTGCTACAGAAATGTGGAAAGAGGGATACGATTATTCGGAATGCACCGTGTGTCCAATCAGCGCGGCTTCGATGATCGGCAGACGCACTACATCCCGAGCGGACTTGAAATCTGCTAAAGACAGACCTAAGTGGTGCTTGCTCGCTAAGCTGACGCAACACGTGGAAACGATACTTTTCAGAGAAAAGTTCCTCGACTGGCCAAACGTGTCTGGGATAATACGAGTTCGCGGTAGCAAGAACTCGGAGGAAGTCGATGGGACCATAACTATAGAGCCGTGCAATATTAATAGCCTATTAGAAGAGAACACTACTCCCGTTGATTTGATCCTTGAAGGAAGTCACTTGGGTAGGGGTACTGGCTGGTATGACAACGAG TTAATGAAACAGTACGTTGTCGCAACGACGAGCGTGGAAGTATGGCATATCGATGAATTCTTACACACTCTTTTGGACAGTTCGTCTATCGGACAATTTTATTCTGGAGATAGTTACATTGTACATTGGATGTATTCAGTTACAATTACTG GTCGTGAACTCAGTGGTTTGCCCTCGAAGCATGCTGCGAAAGGTCGTGATCGATCGGTTTACTTTATCTGGCAAGGGCAGAGTGCGTCTTTAAACGAGCAAGGTGCTGCAGCGTTACTAACTATCGAATTAGATAACGATCAAGCGCCCCAG CTTCGTGTGGTTCAAGGACACGAGTCAGCCGCATTTCTGAATTTATTTTCCGGAGGAATGATCGTACACAGTGGAAAGAAAATGGATAAAAAATGCGACGAACGGTGGCGGTTGTACATATGTCGAGGTACTTTAGAGTCAGAGGTGTCTTTAATAGAGATCCCTTGTAGTACTCGTCAGTTAAGGAGCAGAGGTTCTCTTATATTACTAGACACTAAAAACGACAAAATTTATGTGTGGCATGGATCTAATTCATTACCTCATATTAAAAAG AATGCACGTAACGCGGCGGAAAGATTGCAAGAGAAACGGCCCCTGGAAACTGGCTTGTCACCCGAAGGCGATGTAGACATTCTTGAAATTAATGAAGGAACGGAACCGGAGGAGTTCTTCAGTG CTTTAGGAGGAATGAATAAGAAATTGTACGTATCGTTAGAAAAAGATCAATTACAGAATCATACTCCAAGACTGTTTCATTTATCAAGcatttcaaaagaatttaaacCTGTAGAAATACTGTGCCCCCATCGTGCTTCTTTGCCGACTCCGTTTCCTTTTCTACAGGAAGATTTGTATCAAGTTAATCAACCAG CGTTACTGGTGCTGGATAACAAGCACGAATTGTGGATATGGCAAGGCTGGTGGCCCGATTCCGGGGGAGAGGATCAGTTCGGCAGTAAAGCAGTTCGCTGGCAAGCTGAAAGGAGAGCTGCCATGACGATGGCTATGCAATACTGGCAGAGCGTTCATTCGGAAACTACGAAATTTCCGATTTATCTAGTCTGGGCTGGTCTCGAACCTCtccaatttataaatttatttcccaCGTGGACGTATCGCGACGACATCGCGGGATTGAACATAGAG GATGGTCGAAATCCTGGAGAGGTGTTAACCGTAGAGAGTGAGCTGGCTCGATTAACGCAGAGCACGTATCCCCCAGCTCAATTATTACAACGACCATTACCGCAAGGTGTCGATCCCACACATTTGGAATTGTATCTGTCTCAGCAACATTTTCAA GAGCTATTAGGAATGAGCAAGGAAGAATTTCAAGAGCTCCCTGTTTGGAAGCAAATGAATGTTAAAAAAGAGATAGGGCTGTTCTGA